In the Pectinatus sottacetonis genome, CTTATGTACCCCAACAGGCTCATATTTTCAGTGCAAGTGTCAGAGAAAATATCTGTATGGGTAAGAACTATTCTGACAGTGCTGTAAAAAACGCCATAAAAGAAGCTGGAATGACTGATTTTGTGAAAAATCTGTCGGCAGGGATAAATACGATTATTGGCAATGGAGGAATTGGTTTGAGTTATGGGCAGGCAAGGCGTATAGCTTTAGCAAGGGTATTCATGTCTGATGCATCAATATTGCTGCTTGATGAACCAATGGAAGGATTAGACTTAGCGACGGAGGAAGTTGTACAGCGTGGCATTAACATATTGGCAGAACATAAAACTGTTATAATCATTGCACATAGACTAGAATCAATAAAAAATTCTGATCAGATATATGTTCTGTCGCAAGGACAGATCATTGAAAGTGGCAGCCATGAAAATTTATTGAAGCAGAAAGGCCTTTATTATAAAATGATGGAAAGTACGGAGGCATTTTGATATGAAGATAAATCTTTGGCAGCTGTTTAGATCGGTAAAGTTTTATATAGTTTTGTCTTTGATTATAGGTTTTTTTTGTAATATGAGTGTTATAGGCCTTATGGCAGCTTCAGCTTATCTTGTAACAAGTGCCGCCTTGAAAATACCTCTTTATAAGCTGGCTTTGGCAATAACCGGGGTACGGGCCTGTGGTATTTTTCGAGCAGTTTTTCGTTATGCAGAAAGATATATTTCTCATAATGCAGCTTTTACTGTTTGGCAGCAGTTAAGAAAGAATATTTATAGAAATGTCATAAGAGCATTACCTTTTTCGGAAAAAGCAATGCATGACGGTGATATATTTACAGCAGTAATTAGCTCGCTTGAGGATCTGAGAGATGCTGTATTGAGACTGTTTTTACCGCCATTTACCGCTCTTTTTATGGTACTGGCTTTGTTTTTATTTATATATCCATATAGTGTATATGCTGCAAAAATATTTTTGACAGCCTTTTTTGTTACAGCTATTTTACTACCGTTGATTTTTTATCCATACAAGCAGAAAAAAATGGTATCGTTTGAAGCTGAATTATTGGAATTTCTTGAAGGAGCAAAAGATATGGCAGCATTTGGCTATCAAAATGAAAGAAAGAAGACGGCTTATAATAAAATAAACAACAATGTGGTAGTTGAAAATAGTTCATTTAGATTTAGTATGCTGGCAGCTGTGTCTGCCCGGATTACAACGGCTGTGACCATAGTAGCTGTGTTGGCAGCCTTTATTGTTTCTCCTGCACAGATTACTGCAATAGATGCAGCAGTAATAATATTGGCAGTCACTGCTGCTTTTGAAGTCATGCTGCCTCTTTCTGAGTTGGGAAGTCAATTTAGAAAGGCTGCTGATGCAGTGGAAAAACTGGATTATTTACTGCAGCCGCATAATATGAAACTGCCTTATGCAGTGGAAAGCAGACCAAAAAATGAAGATATATTGACTGTCAGTAATGTTTCTTTTGGGTATGAAAAAGATAAGCTTATATATGATGCTGTTAATTTTTCTTTAGAAAAGGGTAGTAAAACTGCTCTTATAGGTAGCAGTGGCAGTGGAAAAAGCACCATGGTGAATTTATTAGTAAAGCTTTTGGCTTATAATGCAGGGACTATTTTTTTTCAAAATGATGCTTATAATTATATTGATGAAGTAAAATTGCGAG is a window encoding:
- the cydC gene encoding thiol reductant ABC exporter subunit CydC, coding for MKINLWQLFRSVKFYIVLSLIIGFFCNMSVIGLMAASAYLVTSAALKIPLYKLALAITGVRACGIFRAVFRYAERYISHNAAFTVWQQLRKNIYRNVIRALPFSEKAMHDGDIFTAVISSLEDLRDAVLRLFLPPFTALFMVLALFLFIYPYSVYAAKIFLTAFFVTAILLPLIFYPYKQKKMVSFEAELLEFLEGAKDMAAFGYQNERKKTAYNKINNNVVVENSSFRFSMLAAVSARITTAVTIVAVLAAFIVSPAQITAIDAAVIILAVTAAFEVMLPLSELGSQFRKAADAVEKLDYLLQPHNMKLPYAVESRPKNEDILTVSNVSFGYEKDKLIYDAVNFSLEKGSKTALIGSSGSGKSTMVNLLVKLLAYNAGTIFFQNDAYNYIDEVKLRENIKTAMQNQYIFTMTIRENFHMLYPKISDMEIYKALKLAGLYDFVIKTPQKLDTQTGRDGAFLSGGQRKRLAIAVALAKDAPMLILDEPTAGLDIFTAKKIMNTVLQLDKEHTVLVITHDLSCITKFDKIFVLDKGKIIESGTPMELLQKKEHFANMMQYRRVI